A stretch of Algiphilus sp. DNA encodes these proteins:
- a CDS encoding deoxyribodipyrimidine photo-lyase, producing the protein MLQLVWYKRDLRVEDHAPLAKAAARGPVLPLYVIEPALWRQPDMAGRHWAFIAEALGDLDAALAARGQALVVRRGEMPAVLQALHDAHGTFALWSHEETGSDWTYRRDRRVADWCRAHGVPWTELPGNGVVRGLRQRTGWSRRWQARMAQPRVEVPTILPPVCAGNADALVELAAGIVPDDPVAQRQPGGRAAAEATLRGFLDERGHAYHRSMSSPLSAERSCSRLSPHLAWGTLSMREVVQTTERVRAAMDPDDPASREPRRALHAFLGRLHWHCHFMQKLEAEPRLEFENLHSAYDGLREPEWSDARFAAWCAGRTGLPFVDACMRYLRATGWLNFRMRAMLVAVASYHLWLHWREPAQFLARQFTDYEPGIHFSQMQMQSGTTGINTPRIYNPVKQGLDHDPDGRFIRRWVPELAGVADADVHEPWKLPAATLRRDGADGYPAPVVDHLEAARAARRRIWAVRGGDGYRREADAIQERHGSRRSGMAQRGGRRPHRSARTDADTRQQSFDWGDGS; encoded by the coding sequence ATGCTCCAGCTGGTCTGGTACAAGCGCGACCTGCGTGTCGAGGATCACGCGCCGCTGGCGAAGGCCGCGGCCCGCGGCCCGGTGCTGCCGCTCTACGTGATCGAGCCGGCGCTGTGGCGCCAGCCCGACATGGCGGGGCGACACTGGGCCTTCATTGCGGAAGCCCTCGGCGATCTCGACGCGGCGCTGGCGGCCCGCGGCCAGGCGCTGGTGGTGCGTCGCGGCGAGATGCCGGCAGTGCTGCAGGCGCTGCACGATGCACACGGCACCTTCGCGCTGTGGAGCCACGAGGAGACGGGCAGCGACTGGACCTACCGGCGCGATCGCCGGGTGGCGGACTGGTGTCGCGCGCACGGCGTGCCCTGGACGGAGCTGCCCGGCAACGGCGTCGTGCGCGGTCTGCGGCAGCGCACCGGCTGGTCGCGGCGCTGGCAGGCGCGCATGGCGCAGCCGCGTGTCGAGGTGCCGACCATACTGCCGCCGGTCTGCGCGGGCAATGCGGACGCGCTGGTGGAGCTCGCCGCCGGCATCGTGCCGGATGATCCGGTCGCGCAGCGTCAGCCGGGCGGTCGCGCTGCCGCCGAGGCGACGCTCCGGGGCTTTCTCGACGAGCGCGGGCACGCCTATCACCGCAGCATGTCGAGTCCGCTGAGCGCCGAGCGCAGCTGTTCGCGCCTTTCGCCGCACCTCGCCTGGGGCACGCTGTCGATGCGCGAGGTGGTGCAGACGACCGAACGGGTGCGCGCTGCCATGGATCCGGACGACCCCGCATCGCGCGAGCCGCGCCGGGCGCTGCATGCCTTTCTCGGCCGGCTGCACTGGCACTGCCACTTCATGCAGAAGCTCGAGGCCGAGCCCCGCCTGGAATTCGAGAACCTGCATTCCGCCTACGACGGGCTGCGCGAGCCGGAATGGTCCGATGCCCGCTTCGCCGCCTGGTGTGCGGGTCGTACCGGCCTGCCCTTCGTGGACGCCTGCATGCGCTATCTGCGCGCCACCGGCTGGCTCAACTTCCGCATGCGCGCGATGCTGGTCGCGGTTGCGAGCTATCACCTGTGGCTGCACTGGCGCGAGCCGGCACAGTTCCTGGCGCGGCAGTTCACCGACTACGAGCCGGGCATCCACTTCAGTCAGATGCAGATGCAGTCCGGGACCACCGGCATCAACACCCCGCGCATCTACAACCCGGTCAAGCAGGGTCTGGACCACGACCCCGACGGGCGCTTCATCCGGCGCTGGGTGCCCGAGCTCGCGGGTGTTGCCGACGCCGATGTGCACGAGCCGTGGAAGCTCCCGGCGGCGACGCTTCGCCGCGACGGTGCCGACGGCTATCCGGCTCCGGTGGTCGACCATCTCGAGGCTGCGCGCGCGGCGCGCAGGCGCATCTGGGCGGTGCGCGGCGGCGACGGCTACCGGCGCGAGGCCGACGCCATCCAGGAACGCCACGGCAGTCGTCGCTCCGGCATGGCGCAGCGCGGTGGTCGCCGACCGCACCGTTCGGCGCGCACCGACGCCGATACGCGGCAGCAGAGCTTCGACTGGGGCGACGGCTCCTAG
- a CDS encoding pyridoxamine 5'-phosphate oxidase family protein, with the protein MGLDYGRIRPREPCVEAAYYNDLEASRAHAWSELARAVADRRHAFHQVQVATVAANGLPEVRTVILRGVDACTGTLRFHSDARADKLAALAANPVAAVHAYDARARLQLRLRGPVAVHADDALAEAAWRDAHAMSRVCYRMAPGPGTPLAMPDGYTPGVDRVPEDGAADPGRVHFRAIVVHADMMEWLYLAAAGHRRARWERSADIWRGRWLAP; encoded by the coding sequence ATGGGCCTAGACTACGGGCGCATCCGTCCCCGGGAACCCTGCGTGGAAGCGGCGTACTACAACGACCTCGAAGCAAGCAGAGCGCACGCCTGGAGCGAGCTCGCGCGCGCCGTCGCCGACCGGCGCCATGCCTTCCATCAGGTGCAGGTCGCGACGGTCGCGGCGAACGGTCTCCCGGAGGTGCGCACCGTCATCCTGCGCGGCGTCGATGCGTGCACGGGAACGCTCCGCTTTCACAGCGACGCGCGCGCCGACAAGCTGGCGGCGCTGGCCGCCAACCCGGTGGCGGCGGTGCACGCCTACGATGCGCGCGCCAGGCTGCAGCTGCGCCTGCGCGGCCCGGTCGCGGTGCACGCCGACGATGCGCTGGCCGAGGCGGCGTGGCGCGACGCGCACGCCATGAGCCGGGTCTGCTACCGCATGGCACCGGGTCCCGGGACGCCGCTCGCGATGCCGGACGGCTATACGCCCGGCGTCGACCGCGTGCCGGAGGACGGCGCGGCCGACCCGGGCCGGGTGCACTTCCGCGCCATTGTCGTGCACGCGGATATGATGGAATGGCTCTATCTGGCCGCCGCCGGGCACCGCCGCGCGCG